Part of the Terriglobia bacterium genome, AGTACCGGTTTGATGCAAATCTGAGCAAGAAGTTTACGCTCAGCGAAACGAAATCGGTGTCGCTGCGCCTGGATGCATTGAACGTGTTCAACCATCCCGGACCCAGCGATCAGCAACCGGAGACTGGCCAGTCTATCAACACGCCCGGCATCATCTTCGGGCAATTCCCGGCCAAAGGCAACGGCCTGGGCAGTTCCGGCGCAAACCCGCAGACGCGCTACATCACGGGACAGCTTCGGCTGGACTTCTAGGGGGAGTACTTGAGCCGCAGATGACGCGGATGGCGCAGGATGGGCGCAGTTAAGAAAATTTCTATGCGCCCGTCCTGCGCCATCCGCGTCATCTGCGGCTCAAGCAGAGTAGACTGCTATCCATGTTTGGCGCGGACAAACCCGTCATCGGGATGCTGCACGTCCCGGCCTTGCCCGGCTCGCCGCAGAACCGTTTCGATTTTGGCGCCATTCTGGAATGGGTGCTGGACGATGCCAAAACCCTTGCGGACGGCGGAATCCACGGTCTCATGATCGAGAACTTCGGCGATACGCCATTTTATCCCCGGCGCGTCCCGCCACATACCGTAGCTTTTCTGACCGCTCTCGGTGTGGAACTGAAGCGTACATTTGATCTGCCCCTCGGCATCAATGTCTTGAGGAACGACGCGGAAAGCGCGCTGGCGATCGCGGCCGCGGTGCCCGCGGAATTCATTCGGGTCAATATTCATACCGGCGCGCGCCTTACCGACCAGGGCCTGATCGAAGGTGCCGCGCATGAGACCTTGCGCTACCGGAAACTTCTCGGCTCGACCACGAAAATCTTCGCCGATGTCGACGTGAAGCATTCGGCGCCTCTCGCTCCGCGAGACCTCAAAGCCGAAGTCGAGGAACTGATCGGCCGCGGCGGCGCGGACGCGGTCGTCGTGACCGGCTCCGCCACTGGCCACGAAACGTCACTCGCAGACCTGAGGGCCGTGAAGTCGGCTGCGAAAAATGCC contains:
- a CDS encoding BtpA/SgcQ family protein: MFGADKPVIGMLHVPALPGSPQNRFDFGAILEWVLDDAKTLADGGIHGLMIENFGDTPFYPRRVPPHTVAFLTALGVELKRTFDLPLGINVLRNDAESALAIAAAVPAEFIRVNIHTGARLTDQGLIEGAAHETLRYRKLLGSTTKIFADVDVKHSAPLAPRDLKAEVEELIGRGGADAVVVTGSATGHETSLADLRAVKSAAKNAYVIAGSGVDAGNVSSVLTVADAVIVGTSLKRDGVTINPVDPDRVRTLMQAIRKMDDKS